In a genomic window of Wyeomyia smithii strain HCP4-BCI-WySm-NY-G18 chromosome 1, ASM2978416v1, whole genome shotgun sequence:
- the LOC129733844 gene encoding tyrosine--tRNA ligase, mitochondrial, which yields MIRLPTSLRLIRTVVVQLRRCYTEGNILKLQDRGFFQDVFPAESSDKARSVLGASPQTIYAGFDPTADSLHVGNLLVLIGLLHSQRAGHQAIALLGGATGQIGDPSGRSTERKAMHLETMNRNLDQIKAQIGRIFENHRRLLWEKRGKSVPLKPVLVVNNADWYRTLNFVEFVSNVGRHFRMGAMLSRASVQSRLQNESGMSFTEFTYQIFQAYDWVHLLRAHNCRFQLGGSDQMGNIMSGHELISRVERKAEVFGVTVPLITNEEGDKFGKSAGNAVWLAERKTSPFAFYQFFVRTPDSEVEKLLKLLTFLSLDEIRSLMARHRRTPELWEAQKQLAQELTLLVHGEEGLQQAEKISGALYSGQVEALGELAVRDIMQTFGGAPLVEILPEPGITVLDVAMKARCFPTEKDAVRIIQAGGFTINLNRAKNVSEVLTPGVHILKNNISLLRVGKRNYYIVRWLA from the exons ATGATTCGTCTTCCAACCAGCCTTCGTTTAATACGAACTGTAGTGGTCCAATTGAGGCGTTGCTATACCGAAGGAAATATTCTCAAGCTGCAGGATCGTGGATTTTTTCAGGATGTATTTCCAGCAGAATCGAG TGACAAAGCACGCAGCGTGCTCGGTGCATCCCCACAGACGATATACGCCGGGTTTGATCCGACGGCGGACAGTTTGCACGTGGGGAATCTATTAGTTCTTATCGGGCTGTTGCACAGCCAGCGGGCAGGACACCAGGCCATTGCATTACTAGGCGGAGCTACCGGACAAATCGGCGATCCAAGCGGACGCAGCACGGAGCGTAAAGCGATGCATCTAGAAACAATGAATCGTAATCTTGATCAAATTAAGGCACAGATTGGCCGCATATTTGAAAATCATCGTCGGTTACTCTGGGAGAAGCGTGGTAAGAGTGTCCCCCTCAAGCCTGTTTTAGTGGTAAACAATGCCGATTGGTATCGAACGCTTAACTTCGTTGAATTTGTTTCTAACGTCGGGCGACACTTCCGGATGGGAGCAATGCTATCGCGAGCTTCTGTGCAGAGTCGATTGCAAAACGAAAGTGGCATGAGCTTTACCGAATTTACTTACCAAATTTTTCAAGCGTACGATTGGGTGCATTTGCTGCGAGCGCATAACTGCCGATTTCAGTTAGGTGGCAGTGATCAAATGGGGAACATTATGTCCGGACATGAGCTGATCTCACGAGTTGAGCGAAAGGCAGAGGTCTTTGGAGTGACAGTACCCCTGATAACCAACGAAGAAGGTGACAAATTTGGTAAATCTGCCGGTAATGCAGTGTGGTTAGCCGAAAGAAAAACTTCCCCGTTTGCGTTTTACCAGTTTTTCGTACGAACACCAGATTCAGAGGTAGAGAAGTTGCTTAAATTGTTAACGTTTTTATCGTTGGACGAAATACGAAGTCTAATGGCTCGACATCGGCGAACCCCAGAATTGTGGGAAGCACAGAAGCAGTTGGCTCAGGAACTAACATTGCTTGTTCATGGCGAGGAAGGGTTGCAGCAAGCAGAAAAAATTAGTGGTGCTTTGTACAGTGGACAAGTTGAGGCGCTGGGAGAGCTTGCGGTGCGTGATATTATGCAAACATTCGGCGGAGCACCATTGGTGGAGATTCTGCCCGAACCGGGTATTACCGTTTTGGATGTGGCGATGAAGGCTAGATGTTTTCCTACAGAGA AAGACGCAGTGCGAATTATTCAAGCGGGAGGCTTTACGATCAATCTGAATAGAGCGAAAAACGTTTCCGAGGTACTGACACCCGGTGTTCACATTCTTAAAAATAACATCTCACTGCTTCGGGTCGGCAAGAGAAACTATTACATTGTTAGGTGGTTAGCTTAG